A portion of the Apium graveolens cultivar Ventura unplaced genomic scaffold, ASM990537v1 ctg4774, whole genome shotgun sequence genome contains these proteins:
- the LOC141702200 gene encoding uncharacterized protein LOC141702200, whose amino-acid sequence MEKAFTLAVVSEEKKVDYVSNFLKGKANYWWESARASEEEEVITWDRFKKIFLDKYFSSYMQTQMELKFFQLKQEGMNVREYEKKFTELARFVGDYVDTDEKRAKRFQQGLKPWLRRRLDAFELTTYAEVV is encoded by the coding sequence atggagaaagctttcacgCTAGCTGTTGTAAGTGAAGAAAAGAAGGTCGACTATGTGTCTAATTTTCTGAAAGGCAaagcgaactattggtgggagtcagccCGTGCTTCAGAAGAAGAAGAAGTTATCACTTGGGATAGATTTAAGAAGAttttcttagacaagtatttctcgAGTTATATGCAGactcaaatggaattgaaattcTTTCAATTGAAGCAAGAAGGAATGAATGTGAGAGAGTACGAGAAGAAAttcactgaattggctaggtttgttggAGATTATGTGGACACGGATGAAAAGAGagcgaagagatttcaacaaggattaaaGCCTTGGCTACGAAGAAGATTGGATGCTTTTGAATTGACCACATATGCTGAAGTGGTCTAG